In Tachypleus tridentatus isolate NWPU-2018 chromosome 3, ASM421037v1, whole genome shotgun sequence, the sequence TGAATAGGAGTGattccccgcagccatgttccaaaatataGTGAAGAGCCTTCCCAGaggagtggaggctgttatagcagcaaagggagGACGAACTGCATTTTAATGTCCACATGCTTTTGGccatgtaatgtatatatatgtgtacacttTGTAGGTTGCAACACAACGTGACATATTGTtttcaaaaacaacatataaaaacttagattttatttactttttgaaaatacacggtattttatttactcttgaaacagaacatgtGGAAGTACGTGTGGTACATggtgttttatttactcttgaaacaggacATGTGAAAGTACGTGTGGTACATggtgttttatttactcttgaaacagaacatgtGAAAAAGTACGTGTGGTACATggtgttttatttactcttgaaacaggacATGTGAAAGTACGTGTGGTACATggtgttttatttactcttgaaacaggacATGTGAAAGTACGTGTGGTACATggtgttttatttactcttgaaacaggacATGTGAAAGTACGTGTGGTACATggtgttttatttactcttgaaacaggacATGTGAAAGTACGTGTGGTACATggtgttttatttactcttgaaacaggacATGTGAAAGTACGTGTGGTACATggtgttttatttactcttgaaacaggacATGTGAAAGTACGTGTGGTACATGGTGTTTTATTTACTCGCtccataatatttttaacaaatatttattgataacttatcgttactgttattgtattaaataacGTATTGATCTTCCATTTTAAACCAGTTATCTGAACACTGTCACATTACAAACCTTTGTTTACTGACTTCGAACGTTATGTACAGCCAAGTCAGACGGCTATGTACAAACAGCGCTTGGTTTATCAGGTTTATTAAATTGTGTTTCATCTACGTTTTTGATCAAATTTGCAAGtacgaaaaaaaatatataaacaaacaaaaacacctctTTCGTTCGTTTCCAGCTTATCTACCATCCACAAAAGTTGAAATTAGGATTTCTGCACATGATCTTAAAAGTGGTggaaaataaagagtaaaatcaAATACAGATGATACACTCATCAAAAACAATCACAACAGCCTTTTTTACGAAAGTTTCTTCACACATAGTAGACACATCAAAAACAATCACAACAGCCTTTTTTACGAAAGTTTCTTCACACATAGCAGATACATCAAAAACAATCACAACAGCCTTTTTTTACGAAAGTTTCTTCACACATAGTAGATGTATCAAAAACAATCACAAACCATAACAGCCTTTCTTGCTAAAGTGTTGTCGCACATAGTAGATAAATACATAATACCGTGTAATGTAGTCTAACCTAAAGTTTAAATCCACTGTTACGAAACAAGCCATAGTTTATAAAGATTCAAGTCTCGACGCCTGCACGTGTCCTCTGAAATCAAAGTGATCGGTTCTCAGAGAAACACGAACACTCACTAACAAACGTTTGActgaagatgtttgtttttaagtacaaagctacacaatggactagctGTACTGTGGGCACCAGAGGTATCGAACCCGGGTTTTAATGGTATAAGCTTCTAGATTTGCAGACGAGGGGgaggaatgtttgtttgtttaattgtttcagAGCGAAGCCACATTGGGTTGTATGTTGTGTCCGTCGTGGGGAATCAGCCTCGGATTTTACCTTTGTAAGTACGTGAACTTACTGACTTACAAGAGGCGTCATAAAATCACGTAGAAATCAGCTCTCTGTTTAATCACACGTTTCAGGagttaatttttgtaaacattttgttcagtGCTTGTTTCATTTGTTGAGCAGAGCTTCGCCGTCTTCTCATACTGTTAGCCATTCTCCTACGCACTACGTCGCGGTGTAGCTCCTTGAAGGCCTCGCCTACGGCGTCGCCACCATCACAGGCGCTGCACTCGAAGAAACAACACGAGAGCTCCACGGCTAGCTGCTCAGCTTCTTCCTGCTCAACCTGACGCTCGTGCGTCAGATCATTTTTATTTCCCACCAGGACACAAGAGAAGTTCTGAGTTTTCTTGACAGAAGCGATATGCTGGTGAAGATGGAGGATATCCTCGAAGCTCCCCCTATCGGTCGTGCTGTACACAAGAAGAAACCCTTCACCCCATATGATGTTGCCATCTTGAAGCATATTTTCTCCctgtaagaaaacattttaatctttatGCGACGTTCGACAATGAACTAAaactactaaatatattttactttttgcttAGGTTAGGCTTAGAGATATATTGACTACGTTCGTAAACAAGTATTGTATTATCAACACTGGTCTAGATAATACATGTATAAATGACGCAAATTCGTTAGTCCAACGTTTTTATTGTGGTGTCACTTGAAGTCATAACAAACTTAAAAAGGTTCCAGAAAATTATTGTAGCTGTTAGGAAAACAAGAAGctgtatttatggcaaagtttCTAAGACTAAATTATTGGTATTTCGTATTTGAGGACAAAATTTCCTgggctatgtttgtttgttttggaatttcgcacaaaactactcgagggctatctgtgctagccgttcctaatttagtagtgtaagactagagggaaggcagctagtcatcaccacctaccgccaactcctgagctactcttttaccaacgaatagtgggattgactgtcacattataacgcacccaaggctgaaagggcgagcatgtttggcgtgacggggatgcgaacccgcgaccctcagattacgagtcgcacgccttaacacgcttggccatgccgagcccttccCGGGCTAACTATTGTATTTCGATTTTAGGAcgaagtttctttgttattaatttcacGCAGCGCCATTCGAGGACTATTTGTACTAGTCGTCCTTAACTTACTAGTGAAAGAGTAtagagaaggcaaatagtcatcaccacccatcgccaactcttgggctatttttttatcaacgaataatgggattgaccgtatcttTATAATGTCCTTCATTTTAAATTACTGACTGGAAGGAAGTAGCGAGTCAGCAGCACCCTACCATCTGCTATTGACGCTAAGGAATTGACTGCCTCTCTTGTAACGCACCCACAGTTTAAAGTGCAAGATGAAGAGAAATGGACTAAGTTTTCTCTGTgtcgtgtttatttattttaatagtatttcgtaattagttaaattttaatgtgtCTACTTTAAGTTCAACGATCATTTAGCCTTGGCTGTTATTAAGCCTAAAGCGACATCATGGGTAATCCGTACTCTCCTCACCACGAATAGTAgtacgaaaaaaaaattaaaggtacTTTAAACATAGTGTGCTGTCATCTAGTAGTAAAACatattactaattataataaatttattcaataactttaatacatccaatagtgtttaaaataagttccattccctaatttaacagattCCGTACAAGATGTTGTGCTTACAAAGCGTCAACTTTTTTATTTACCTGACGTCCTGTTTCGTCAACAACAGTAATAATTCCATCATTCTTGACAATGTTAAACTACTCCTTCGTTAGATCTGTTTAGAAACACTAGGTTAATAACCTCTACACCACTTAGAAACAATATATCAACTCTCtaagtttagaatttttttataactCAAGTGGAGCCGCCATTTTGGCTCTAATATACTTCAGAATTGTTGTGCTTTTCTTTAAAATGATTAATAcagagtttatttttattacacctTTCGATGCTTTAAACTTTTGGTTTTAAGTTTGATTTTACATGGAAAGCTCTTATGCCAGCAAATAGCTGCCAGTCTTCTAATcagagataataataataataatagtttactaTCAGTCAACTGTATCTCCCATACAGACAAAGGACCGTTCAAAATACACACTCGATGCCAGATTACTTTAACTAAATTCAAACAGGACGGAGAAGCTGAGATTACATGGTCCATGTCCCGTTACtatcaagaaaaaaataacattcggTATTCAATGAACTTAAACCAATAGAAAGACGATTAAACATAACACACTCAAATAAGatgaatttattttcagttatcgAACTAAAAACGTGTctaatatttcactgttaaatcCATTATCATGTTTAAGACAAGAA encodes:
- the LOC143247221 gene encoding ras-related and estrogen-regulated growth inhibitor-like isoform X1, whose protein sequence is MCLKTQYSKDGSRGDFTDNVADRVMSRIGRHAVGSSLACQDSTVAREASSSNGFVKDFFRVVNNGHLGSHQKMTKPADSRLVLLGNPGVGKSALIVRFITSRFIWEYDPTLECTYRHTVMVDDENVTMEILDTAGRGENMLQDGNIIWGEGFLLVYSTTDRGSFEDILHLHQHIASVKKTQNFSCVLVGNKNDLTHERQVEQEEAEQLAVELSCCFFECSACDGGDAVGEAFKELHRDVVRRRMANSMRRRRSSAQQMKQALNKMFTKINS
- the LOC143247221 gene encoding ras-related and estrogen-regulated growth inhibitor-like isoform X2 codes for the protein MELYQYKESPVDHERTPGTLQMSVDTFALIVRFITSRFIWEYDPTLECTYRHTVMVDDENVTMEILDTAGRGENMLQDGNIIWGEGFLLVYSTTDRGSFEDILHLHQHIASVKKTQNFSCVLVGNKNDLTHERQVEQEEAEQLAVELSCCFFECSACDGGDAVGEAFKELHRDVVRRRMANSMRRRRSSAQQMKQALNKMFTKINS